The Rhodamnia argentea isolate NSW1041297 chromosome 7, ASM2092103v1, whole genome shotgun sequence genome contains the following window.
ATTTAAGCACAGGAACGATTTGTTTTCGGTCAAAAAGAAAGCGAAGGAACGGTTGGATTAATCTTTAAGAAGTCTTGAGCCAGATAAATTCCGTTTCTGGACCTTGGGGTGATTATGAAATTCATGTTTTAATGCAGCTCTATTGTCTTACTTAGCACGGAGTCACCACGACAAACTGCTATTGGAATTGGGCCATGAATGGAGCCCAGGCTCAAATGATATTTCCGGCCCAAGCCCATCCATCCAAGAACGCTATGCTTCGGACAGTAGTGGAATGGAGACCAGTATCGATCAGAGCCTGAACACGAGACAACAAAGCCAATACCAAAATGTGAGGTCCAATTGATTTACAGGAGATAATAATGCAAGACTCGTACAACAGAAAGTTGGGTTGAAGGTTTAAATCTTTCTATACACTGTCGTGGAAAACAGCAACAGCTGAAGTTAGTCAAAATAGTAAAAGCGGGGGGCCTATTTCCCTAGAAATATTCCTAAACTTTagattcaatcttaattttaccttgaattttttctctctccgaaaaaaacccaaactttagATTCGGTTCCGATTCTTCCTCCaactttttttggtctaaaaaaaaaatcaaactttagaactaatcccaaatctatcatgaacttttttttgtctagaaaGAAATCATTATCTTGAACTCTAGTCCGAAATCTATCATGTACTTTcttgtctaaaaaaaatcacaaacttcaaGTTTAGTTTTAAATCTGCCCCCGATAATTCTCCATCTAAAACTTGCCATTAGTTGTTTCACTTGACGTTTCCACGTTGGTACACAAATCCACATTAACAAAGTGCATTgacaattatataaaaaaacaaagtcgTTCTTTGATATGCAACTCAGGGAAATTAGAAACGATTAACGACAATTTTGGATGAGGGCTAACTTGGACAGATTTGAGTCTACagttaaagttggtgatttttcagagagagagagagagagaagagagatgaACAAGATGGATGGTCATGTGCTTTGAGTTGATGGAAAGTACTACTGAGTAACGACCAAATAAATTCAAAGTAAGTTTACATgcaattccgaccaaaaaaaaaaaaaaagtttacatgCAATGCCTGGAGAGTAAAAGCGAAGTGCAAGATAATTAGAGTCCCCTGAAGAATAACGCCATTCCCAAGGGCATTTTCTTAAAAGCACCATTTAAGTACATCACCTTAACAATTGCTCCTTCAATTGCATTACATGTTCTTGTATGTAACATCAGCACAATTACACACCGCAAGCGCTTCATGCATGCCCCCAGGCTATGACTACAATTACTCTATAAAGTGCCCGTGGATAAGTTCGTGAAAAGCAAACACATGACTTAGCGAAAATCAAGTTTTAAAGAGCACCCATGGAATCTTCTTATCTGCTTCCGGGCTTCCTTGGCTTTCTCCTGGTGGTGAATGTGTTATTTGCAAGAGGAAGACAAGAAGTAAGCTTCTATCGGAACTACAACGTCACCTGGGGAAATGCTCATTTTTCCAGCCTCTACGACGACGCCGAAGTCCAACTTACGCTGGACCAAACTTCAGGTGATCAAGCTGCTTAGTGATTTGTCTCGTTTTAGTTATGTATCATCATTTTGTGGTACATCATACTTATCtaatcttccttttttttttttggggggtattTGGAGAGTCATATGAAATTATTGAAACGTCTTTGAGTTGTATTCATCGTTCAAGCTCACATTTTTCAGGAGCTGGATTTGAATCTAAATCATATTATCGATCtggattatttcaaatgaggatCAAAATTCCAGAACAAAAATCCCCAGGAGTTCTTACCTCATTCTATGTGAgtgaggtttttcttttcttcaagcGCTTCTTGACTACATATACTATGTGCATTATCTAGCCATAAGATACCCATATTTAGTCGAGCCATGCTTATTTCCTATtattttcatctcttttttttggagGGATTTCGACGGGTCACGCTTTCGAATTTCGCTTGTAGCTAACTTCAAGGAAAGTGCTGCACGATGAACTTGACTTTGAGTTCATTGGTAGCAACGGACCACCTTATTCTTTGAGTACAAACGTGTACACAAAAGGAGTTGGGGGCCGCGAGCAAAAGATTCGCCTTTGGTTTGATCCGACTACCGATTTCCATTCCTATGCGCTTCTTTGGAACCGATATCAAGTagtgtaagtctctctctttctctgggTGTGTGAGTTGGTCTGTTGGAAATGAGAAACATCAATTTGGAAATGGCTATCTCTAGACAAATCTGAAAATAAATGTCAATGCTGCGAGTGTGTTGTCATTATGTGGTCCGAGTAGGAAGCGAAGATCTTAAGCTCTTGATACATAATTTCTTTAGTCAAAACACGTCGTCACAAATCCATTCCGACATATGATTATGGTAGGTTTTTTGTGGACAAAATACCGATCAGAGTGTTCAAGAACCTGGGGATCAAAGGGACCTACCCAACACAAGCCATGCAGGTGGTAGGGACCATATGGAATGCCGAGGATTGGGCCGGGAAGATCGACTGGTCCAAGGCGCCGTTCACAGCCCATTTCCAAGGCTTCGACATTAACGGGTGCGTCGTGCCAGACGTCCTGGATCCAGGAAGCTTTCGAGGATGCTACTACAATCACCGGAATGCATGGTGGTCTTGGAGGGCAAATCAAACCCTAACCAGACGTCAAGGGATGCAGTACCGAAATGTGAGGCGCAAGTACTTGGATTACGACTATTGCAGCGACAGGACTAGGTACCCTGTGCCTTTCCCCGAATGCCAAGCACCGACAGGAATTTGAGTAATTCCATAAGCCATTTGCTGAGTTTTAGTGTTCGGGAACTCCCATCAGGGACTTTTTGTTATCATTAGGAGTTTGTAGATGAAAAATAATGAagttatctttctttctttttttccctctcgtACTTGCATGGTTAGTTCTAAATTGAACTTAGTCTAGTGTGATTGTTTGTCGTGGCAATAGGAAGAGGTATCCAAACCAGCCATGCAGGGACAAAACCTGTCGTTCTACCTATGTATAAAACCAAGAAGTCTGTCCTGTCCTAAAACATGTCTATATAGTTCAATCACCTGGAAAGGGAGAAGGAAAGATCTCTCTCACTTAACAGGTGATCCATATTCTCACATCGTACATCAAATAACGGCAGAGTCACTTGGCATAGTAATGCATTGGCAGCAGGCGACCTGCCACATATCCTGCATCTCCTAGAGGGGTTTTATATAAGCAACTATATATTCTAGGCCAAGAAAGTCACGtagatcaagcaacacagatgGTGTTAGCACTAATAGAAAGTATAGAAATAGTTTCTTTTACGAAAACCGCTAGTCCGACGGTCTGACAGTATCGTTATTATTTCTAACCGCACGATGTTCAAAATGCCTATAACATTAGCCTATCAAGAGTTATAGATGCCTGTCACAGTATCAACCAATTGATCCGGAACAGTTCATTCCTAGCTTTTGAGCTGCATCAAAGCTCTCGGGCTTCTTTCTCCCTCCCCCTCACTCGGTGGTTCGCTTTCCCCTCGTGGGAcgcaaatcaaagaaaatttatgtgataatgatttcttcttttctaatttGATGACATCTTCGAGACATTCGTCAACCAAGTACCTAAACAGATTTCCACGTATCATCTCGTGATTTGAAATCCTTCGATTTATCCTCCAAAAGTCTTAGAACTAACGGGGCGTCAAGCAAATTAAAATTCGTTAAACCTGAATCtagcaatgaaatttctattCTCTTCTATTTGATGTATAGGCCATTTAGATTTGAGCCAACACCTTTTGGCCAAGAAATATACATAGCCAACGAACATTTTGATTAGTCTTTACGCAGTTAATAATTCACAAAAGTTCCATCCTAGACCTTATGGTGACACCTACATTAAGTGATCCACGTAATGGATTTGTTGTAATATAAAGCGGAAACTAACCAAGATCTTACAaattaagtcaatgcgaaaagctcagaaaaaataatgataaatgaTAAATGACACAAGAGATTACATGGTTCGGTTCGAATATCGATATTTACATCCATGGGAAGAGCCAgtaagaacaatccactataatcggagaattggAATTATAATCGCTCAATACACTTGTGTTTTCTACACCTAGATTGATTCAAATTACCGAAAAACTTGAGTCACAATTAATAGATTTGGAGGTGGGGTTATGTGTGTAATGAGAAAAAATAGGCTTCATAAGAGTGGAAAGATGATCACCCATATGATGTCTGCATCGCTATCCGTATGCTCAaagttctttgattttttaatgtGATAGAATATGAtataagaataataataatgtggGCATCTTATTttatgaattcatttttttccaaGTAAGATATGGTTTCATTTAATTTGGATGTTCGACGATTCTAAGATCTTGCATGTCGATGTGTCAATGTCTGCGTAAATGGATGTCCttaattttgaagcaaaagttCTCCAATTAGATTTTCCTTCCCAATCTCTGATCGATTGTTATGCTACATCACTAGTCGGCCTTGACATAGTTTATGAAGGAGGTGCATGAAGTAGTCCAATAACAAGATGAGAAAGATTGACATGGAACTCTTTTATTGTGGATTTCATAGTATTTTGGGATAGATCTGATCATGCTTTCTAAGGATTGAGAATGGACTTAATCAATTACTCAGATTGGGAAAGCGTTTGATtgaattaccaaaaatattcataaacatattgtattgtgtcaattcaattaaaaatattttcttttgtcaattcagtctatccggccTATCTTGCTTGAAAATTggtgacgtggacgccggccgtcctacgtggtatgATCAGTGATGACGTGGActttttcattaatattttaattattttttgaattttgtttataattatttccttttgtctttagtttttttattttattttatgcacTTAGAACCGATGAGGGCCATGACAACCTTGTATGCGACAAGGGCCGACTGTCAGCCCTAAGtgcaaaaaataacaaaattaaagaaaagaggaaaaaaaattcaaaaattcaaaaaaaaaattctaagatactaatgaaaaaaaaaattatccacgtcaatgctgGCAGGTTTGCCATGCCAATAGGACGGCTGGCGTTCACGTCGGTAATTTTTTGTCAagattggccggatggactaaattggcacaaatggtaaaagtttaggaatgaattggcccaaaaaaaaattagaattgaataggtacaattacaataggttgataacttttttttgggtaattttctcaatattttcaACATGTCAAATTCGTACATACATTTTGGGAAGGAAAATCGTGCGTAGATGAGTTAGCATATTGGGTACTTCAATCTGACACTCTAGCATTAGATAAGGAACCAagagatttattttctttccaagAGGACATAAGATTGAACCCAGTTTTTTGATAAGAGTGATGATGCAACACAAGGTTTTTGCCCCCTTTgcttatcccaaaaaaaaaaaaaaggggcagcaATCCAATAACTCGGAAAGATCTGATCTTGTTTCCAAAGATTGAGAATGGACTTGCTCAATTGCTCAGCTTGGGTCTCCTATATATTACGAGCAATTTTGTGTCAAAACCATTGTAGTGACCTCCGATCTCGTGATATCCTCCATCTTAGGGTTTGTATTATCTCTGTAAGTTTATTCATCTGTATTGGCTCCATGCAAGGACTATTTGCATGTCGTTGAAAAGCAGTTTCCTGTTGCTCTTTCATGGTTACGACCGACCGAAAGAATGCAGAGTATTTACATGTTACTTACGGTCCCCTGAAGAATAACGCCATTCCCTGTGTTTTTGCTGCGTTTTAGCTGCGTCTTTTGTGTATATTTCTGCATGAAAATGTCCGATTGATGAGTAGGTGATATAAACACAGGACTTAGTGAAACTCAAGTTTGAAAGAGGATCCATGGAATCTTATCTGCTTTCGGGCTTATTCCTTGGTTTTGTGATGGTGAACATGTTATTTGCAAGTGGAGGAGGACAAGATGTTAGCTTCTCTCAGAACTACAACGTTGGTTGGGGCCATTTTTCCATCAACAATAAAGGTACTGAAGTCGAACTTACGTTGGATCAAAGCTCAGGTGATCGTGCTACTTAGTGatcttactcttttttttaCGACGTCTTTTAAGTTGTATTTACCACACATGCTCAAATTTTTCAGGGGGTGGATTTGAGTCTAAATTGCATCTTCTATCTGGATTAATTAACTGGAGAATCAAACTTCCGGAAAGCAAATCACCAGGAGTTATTACCGCCTTCTATGTGAGTGAGGTTTTCCTTTTCATCAAGGGCTTCTTGGATACATCTACCATGCACATTATCTAGGCACTGGATACCCATAATTGAGTCGTCCTACACTGGTTTATTATgatcatcatctttttttttctctctctctctcttggagaTTTCAATGAATAACGCTTTTGAATTTCGCTTCTAGCTAACTTCAAAGGAAGCTCAACACGATGAGATTGACTTTGAATTCATAGGTACTAATGGACCGCCTTATCGATTGAGTACGAATGTATTCACAAAAGGAGTCGGGGGCCGGGAGCAATCGTTTAATCTTTGGTTTGATCCATCCGCCGATTTCCATTCCTATACGATTCTTTGGAACCAATATCAAGTAGTGTAAGTCCCTTCTCTTTCTATCTAGGCATGTATTCCTACCTCTATACGTGAGTTTGTCAACGAACATAAACATAAAgctgaaaacacaaaaaaacaaTCCTAAGCTCTCGGTACGCGATTCTTTTGCCAAAACGAACCCATTCCTGATATGTTGTTATGGCAGGTTTTTCGTGGACGAAGTACCGATCAGAGTGTTCAAGAACCTGGGGAACCCAGGGAACTACCCAACGCAAGGGATGCTAGTGGAAGGTTCGCTGTGGGACGGCGGGGCGTGGGCCGGGAAGATCGACTGGTCCAAGGCCCCGTTCCGAGCCCGATTCCAAGGCTTCGACGTTGACGGGTGCGTCGTGTCCGACCCTTCGAAGCCGGGAAGCTGCGGCTACACTCACGGAAGTGCATGGGCGCAACAAAAGACCCTAAACGCGGCTCAAATGACGCGATACCAAAATGCGAGGAGCAAATACTTAAATTACGACTATTGCAAGGATAGGAGTAAATATCCTCAGCCTCCTCCCGAATGCAACGCACAGATAGGAATTTGAGTAAAATTCGTAAGCCATTCGCTGACTTTGTCGAGAAAAGATGTCATTCAtgtatcaaaataatcaagagCTATATAATAAGCATTCTATTCTAGCAAATCTCAAGTAACTGCGGAACGAAGCAAAAACTTAAAAGGCACATAACCAAGCACACCGACGGCCGATCACTCGATTTAGTGATGAGCACACGCCGAGCTCGCCCACCTCATTTGTAAAGGTTTGCAGTACGCTTCTTGGATCGACTCCTTCATTTGTGATCTTGGAGGGGGAAATCAAACCCAAGCACACCctaaagaattagaaaaattatttaaaaagtctcAAAATTAATTATACGGACGTTAATTCGGTCTTGAACTttttgattaaatcaattcaatcctaatcttttttgtatatttttcaaCTAAGtatatctaatcaattttgCTCGGAAAAGTTTGATGTGGATAAGTCAGCACAAGTTGATCCATGTGGTTGGATCGACTTTGACTAGACACTAGAAAATGAACCGGCCCGTTTCACCTTAAAAATAagagttaatattacgaaaaactaGTATTCTTGTGACAaacttatctcaaattatttttttttaccataaaaaaactccaaactggtattcatgtaacaaatttacccataactatttttttgaccaccaaaaacttcaaaccggtacatctttgacaaatttaccaaaaactaattttttgacaaccaaaaatcccaaactacacatatgacaaatttatcatctgttagttttagttaaattaaattaatattaagaaaaacttcaaattgatacacatatgataaacaGAGTATGAAAACTCCAAACGTTTGCATCCGGCAATTGTCACTTATCatccaacttagtaatttgacggtaaaatttaacgaaaactaacatatgataaatttgttacatgtgtatcagtttggggtaaatttgttaaggCTGTAtcggaattttttatggtaaaaaaatttaatttgaaataaatttatagtaaatgtactagtttgaaatttttgatagTAACTTTATCTAAAGATGCCCTAAGTCATTCTTCGCCCAATGCCGGATGAACCCCAATTTGACCACATCCAAGAATCTCTCAAATTATGCGATCTCGTCTCGCCATTTCCGTCGAGCCGAGTCGTTCTTCCATACATCACGTTCGTTAATCGAGAGCAAGCAAAATCGATTCGGCCAAATAGCGAGCAAGCAAAATCGTGAAGAGCCGTATTTGCGAAGGCGTTTTCCCCCCAAATTCGATCATTTCTTTCCATTTCCCTCAAGCTGATTCTTTCTTCCGTCGAATCGATAGTAGTAGAGTTCCCCCATTTCGTCCAATGCTCGCCCGACGCCTTGGCCCGGATTCACTCGTCTAAATCGCGAAGATTTGGAAACATGAATTTTGCCTTGTTGCCATGGTTGTAGGTATCTGTATGATCACTCCAATGAACTATCTGAACAAGGTAATGCAGATCTAGAGCTCATGCAATTGttcaacttttgaaacatgaatCTTGCCTTGTAGACATGCGAAGCTTTTTGCCTGCAATTTCTCAAATTGGGAGTTGATTACTCAGTTAGCATCCgaccggaaaaagaaaaaagaaacaacattTAGCAAGACTTGGAGCATTAAgtatgaaaagaagaagagaattcaAGTTTAATAATCAACTCCCAATTTAAGATACTGCAAGCAAAATGTTTTCCATGTCAACAAGGCAAGATTCATGTATCCAAACTTGAACCAGGCAAGAGCTCTAGATCTGCATTACCTTGTTGGGATAGTTCATCGGAGTGATCACAGAGTTGCCCACAACCATGTCAACAAGACAAGATTCATGTTTACAAAACTTCACGATTTAGACGAGCGGATTTAGGCGAAGGCGTTGGGCGATAGTTGGACGAAATGGGGGAGTCGACCACTATTGATTTGACTAAGGAGTCAACTTGAGGGAACTGGCAAGAAGTGGTCGAATTTGTGGCAAAACCAATTCACAATTAgggatccgaccaaaaaaaaaaaaattcacaattaggGTTCTTCACGATTTTGCTTGCTTGCGATTTTAGCAGAATAGAATATGGGGCTTCGGCTGAATTGATTTTGTTTGCTCTCCGACTCAGCTTGAGGAAAATGGCAAGACAGGATTGAATCTGGTCAAAAATCAGGTCCATCCGTGAAATGGGGccttttttatatatatctGTGGGCTTTTTCTAAGTGAAATGGAGCCATTTTTTATTTCCGGTGTCCGCATTAGCCCAATCTGGCCACACGGGATGGCCGGTGCTAAATGGGTATCCATGTCAGACTTTTCCGAGTAAAATTAACAGAATGACCTCAATtaaaaaatatgcaaaagatttagaatttaaTTTATCGAATTacaaagtttagaactgaattatcATCCATTCAAAAGCATAAAAAACTTCCTTTTCAAAAGAGGGAAAGATCACTCCTAAATGCGGCTGTGATCTTTTTCTTATATACGATACCACCAGATGCACTCCTGAGAATT
Protein-coding sequences here:
- the LOC115749490 gene encoding xyloglucan endotransglucosylase/hydrolase protein 2-like; this translates as MESSYLLPGFLGFLLVVNVLFARGRQEVSFYRNYNVTWGNAHFSSLYDDAEVQLTLDQTSGAGFESKSYYRSGLFQMRIKIPEQKSPGVLTSFYLTSRKVLHDELDFEFIGSNGPPYSLSTNVYTKGVGGREQKIRLWFFVDKIPIRVFKNLGIKGTYPTQAMQVVGTIWNAEDWAGKIDWSKAPFTAHFQGFDINGCVVPDVLDPGSFRGCYYNHRNAWWSWRANQTLTRRQGMQYRNVRRKYLDYDYCSDRTRYPVPFPECQAPTGI
- the LOC115749488 gene encoding xyloglucan endotransglucosylase/hydrolase protein 2-like, whose translation is MESYLLSGLFLGFVMVNMLFASGGGQDVSFSQNYNVGWGHFSINNKGGGFESKLHLLSGLINWRIKLPESKSPGVITAFYLTSKEAQHDEIDFEFIGTNGPPYRLSTNVFTKGVGGREQSFNLWFDPSADFHSYTILWNQYQVVFFVDEVPIRVFKNLGNPGNYPTQGMLVEGSLWDGGAWAGKIDWSKAPFRARFQGFDVDGCVVSDPSKPGSCGYTHGSAWAQQKTLNAAQMTRYQNARSKYLNYDYCKDRSKYPQPPPECNAQIGI